A region of Diospyros lotus cultivar Yz01 chromosome 3, ASM1463336v1, whole genome shotgun sequence DNA encodes the following proteins:
- the LOC127798190 gene encoding uncharacterized protein LOC127798190 codes for MSSSSRSKTKDKKAGKEPQKSSPKPSGHGNGGSGVPVSGYNPLLGKFHTLETTPSSSASPLHVNGRFRNIDETDDHSGNSLGTGTEYDTVSNNGSWSGESEDHKDKASNPPLRQEPIPGADNDKREKIRQKNERKHQRQKERRAQELHERCSGFLMSRKLEVLAQRLVAMGFSSERATMALILNEGKIEESVAWLFDEGEEADMLKEHNLDGGNLKIDISEELARIADLEIRYKCSRQEVERAIVGCEGDIKKAEETLRTQKEDPDSSLPKPEETGDPPTVSISKLSVSGNQNSTKAQPKSVPSSTVQQRRDEKDFNYTRTAVTVGPPAESGGKNVQSSRKVLPSLEWTKPQQITMPVEKRWASGASNSSASYSLASSLQTTPPPAKTEGRYAALGSDLKNLQLGSVKEPVIVMQRPQSANAKQAPATSISSSPPGTASGWYPNNVVLKPSGLVPHIPSTRSLGANNLSSNQMYNQLHYQNQQLMSNNNNAVDTLGVSRGSGFLGRMGSSPTLAAASSLGLFSSLGSNGSSGSSSPVDWNTGRSMVQLDYTNIDWSLDLRSSGSKPSGTWQGVTSIMQSNANIYDPYTAKLSARTALGPALTNSGGVALAGFQDGVSPAEMSASGSREWSSPFEEKDLFSLPRQFVSSPSL; via the coding sequence ATGTCTTCCTCATCTAGATCAAAGACCAAGGACAAAAAGGCTGGCAAGGAACCACAGAAGTCCTCTCCCAAGCCCTCAGGGCATGGTAACGGAGGTAGTGGAGTCCCAGTCAGTGGATACAATCCGCTTTTGGGAAAATTCCACACTCTTGAGACTACACCATCTTCTTCTGCTTCACCTCTTCATGTAAATGGACGTTTCCGGAATATTGATGAGACTGACGATCATTCTGGGAACTCACTTGGAACTGGGACAGAGTATGACACAGTTTCCAACAATGGTAGTTGGTCTGGTGAATCAGAAGACCATAAAGATAAAGCGTCTAATCCCCCTCTCCGTCAGGAGCCGATACCAGGAGCTGATAAtgacaagagagagaaaatccGTCAAAAGAATGAGAGGAAACATCAGCGTCAAAAAGAGAGGAGAGCTCAGGAATTGCATGAGCGGTGTAGTGGATTTCTCATGTCAAGAAAGCTGGAAGTGCTTGCCCAGCGGCTCGTTGCAATGGGGTTTTCTTCAGAAAGAGCAACCATGGCTCTTATTTTgaatgaaggaaaaatagaggaaTCAGTGGCATGGCTATTTGATGAGGGTGAAGAAGCAGATATGCTCAAGGAACATAACCTTGATGGAGGCAATCTAAAAATAGACATCTCAGAAGAGCTAGCTCGTATTGCAGACCTGGAGATTAGATATAAATGCTCTAGGCAAGAGGTTGAGAGAGCTATTGTTGGCTGTGAAGGTGATATCAAGAAGGCAGAAGAAACTTTGAGAACTCAGAAGGAAGACCCAGATTCTAGCCTACCAAAGCCTGAAGAAACTGGCGATCCACCTACTGTAAGCATCAGCAAGCTTTCAGTATCTGGTAATCAGAACTCAACAAAGGCTCAACCTAAGTCAGTTCCATCTAGCACTGTACAACAGAGGCGGGATGAgaaagatttcaattacacaagAACAGCAGTTACAGTGGGACCACCTGCAGAATCAGGTGGTAAAAATGTGCAGTCTTCAAGGAAAGTTCTGCCTAGTTTGGAATGGACAAAACCTCAACAAATCACAATGCCCGTAGAGAAAAGGTGGGCAAGTGGGGCATCAAATTCATCTGCCTCCTATTCTTTGGCATCTTCTTTGCAGACAACACCTCCGCCAGCTAAGACAGAAGGCCGATATGCGGCACTTGGAAGCGATTTGAAGAATCTTCAGCTGGGATCGGTGAAGGAACCAGTTATAGTGATGCAGCGACCCCAATCAGCAAATGCAAAACAGGCTCCAGCCACAAGCATAAGCTCGTCTCCTCCTGGGACGGCCTCTGGCTGGTATCCAAATAATGTAGTATTAAAACCTAGTGGATTGGTGCCGCATATTCCGAGCACAAGAAGTCTTGGTGCCAACAATTTGAGTTCAAATCAGATGTACAACCAacttcattatcaaaatcaGCAATTGATGTCCAACAACAATAATGCGGTGGATACCCTGGGGGTTAGCCGTGGAAGTGGTTTCTTGGGTAGAATGGGTTCCTCGCCAACACTTGCAGCAGCTTCCTCTCTTGGACTTTTCTCTTCGCTGGGCTCAAATGGCTCATCTGGATCATCATCTCCCGTAGACTGGAACACTGGTCGCTCAATGGTACAACTTGACTATACCAACATCGACTGGAGTTTGGATCTGAGATCATCTGGTTCGAAGCCAAGTGGAACGTGGCAGGGCGTGACTTCCATTATGCAAAGCAACGCTAATATATATGACCCGTACACTGCTAAACTGAGTGCTAGGACTGCTTTGGGACCTGCATTGACAAACAGTGGTGGCGTTGCCCTGGCAGGATTTCAAGATGGAGTATCTCCAGCTGAAATGTCTGCTTCTGGTTCGCGGGAGTGGTCTTCTCCTTTCGAGGAGAAAGACCTCTTTAGTTTACCCAGACAGTttgtttcttctccttctctgtAG